Sequence from the Cryptococcus neoformans var. neoformans JEC21 chromosome 1, complete sequence genome:
TTCAGTAAACATATGGAGAAGCAAGTGACCTATAACTTTCTGGTCGTTAACGGAGCTATTGCTTCTCCTACATCCTCTTTGGATGAACAAAAGGGGATAATCgagtttgaggatgtcTCGGGCTCTGGCATTCAGCATATTAATGGACCCGTTGTCGTTGTGAAGGTTATTGACTGGCGAGCCAAATGTGAgcattttcctttttgaATCAGCATGTCAGCTGGCTCTAAACCCAAGCTAGCGGTATACACTTGGGATCTCCCTCGCTTCAGACAACAATTAATCAAGATGCGACACATGTATGCTCTAAAAGAAAAGCCGAACTACTCTGTTCACTTTGAAGTCGATGGCCCATTTACGGACgttccacctccttcctATTCTTTTATCGGTTCTGCCAAAGTCCCTCTGCGTCTACTCGGGAATCATCTCTCATACGCCGTTACGGTACCCATCATGTGTCAGTATACCATGGAAGCTGTTGGATCATGTCGAGTCACCTTCAAGGCTGACTCCCTTGATGATGTGTTCGGCCGATCCGCCCAAATCTCTTCCGACCGCTTGTTAAATAGTACTATCAGCCCTGGGAGCAGACTGGTTTTCACATTTATCGTTGATTCAGTCAAAGGTCTTTCTTCTACCGACTACGCCTCAATTCACGCCCAGACCCGCTTATCTTCACTCATTGGGCCATCCATCGTGTCTGAAGACACTTTTGCTTCTCAATCCGTAGATCTGGACAAGTCTTCTGGCACTCGTCTGATCTTGAAAAAAACCATTTCGACCGTCGTTACTCCGGAAATAATACAGTACATCACAAACGAATACGCCGTTGTAGAGTTTTTTGCAAAAGCGAAGACGGAATATCTTGAGCGGCTGGAAAGATGGGACGTCAATCATGAAGTTCTTCCCACTGTTCCAACTTGTACTACACCGACGAAATCGGGTGGCGGCAATTCTTTAATGCGCCGTTGCGAGACCGATTTTGTTGCTCCAGAGAGACACGATATTCTCGCCACGATCTCCATCTTGGAGCTTGCGTCCAGTGGCGAATATTTGCCAGCTGAAGTGTACGATGATATTTTCCAACTCCACCAAGGTCTTCAGCGACGTCTCCGCATCAAACTTGTACATTCTTCAGGTAAAGCGCTGCCGTGGGAGAAACTGGAGCACGTAAGTACAGGAGATATAAGATTAGTTGACAAGAGTGGAGCGGCTAGTGTAGGCAAGCCTTTGATCGAGCTCAGGATGTCTGACCAGGTAGTGGAGCATCATCCTGACGGCACTTTGTCTCTGGAAGCCGAGGGAGTGTGGGATACCGCCTCGCATGCTTGTCGACATTTGGATCGCCGTACTTTGCCTGGCCAGCAACACCTCCTCATACGCCTAACGTGGCTGGTCTCTGTTCCTACGTTATCCGAACCAGTGACTTTCCAAGTTGATTTGCCCCTCAAGATCCTTGGCCGCGATGCCAAAAGATCTTCCTTTTTATTTTTCTGGTCAGCATCCAAGGTCTTTAAAAATATGACGAGGATATTCGTTGTAGAATGTGCACCACCGATTGCGAGGAGTGCGAATGAGTTGTGGCGGCTTGATACTGGTGGAAAACACGTTAAAGGCGAGGAGACGTTGGGCAACTGGAAGCCTAGGAGCTTGGGGTTGCTGGACGATTGGAAGAAAATGTGCAGAGCACAAATTGGATTAGCAGAGGTTGCTGTCACAAAGATAGTGTTGGAGATGTGGCgtgaagacgaagaagggagcgaaggagaaaaggaggacggagaagaggaggaacaaggtgacgaagaaaagaagaagacgctTATGGGCAAATGTTTGGGTCTGTGGCAGAAGGCTATTGCGAATCGTGTCGAGGTATTTTTCATTTTACCATCCACTGGGCCAAGTAATACTGAAATTTTCTGATAGATTGACGTCAAGAGAGAGTCacttgaggaagaggcaatCTCTCGCAAACTCCGAAAATTACTCCCCGATCTGGAGCCAAAGCCGGTCCCCACTGTCAAGCTACAACGCCGCATGTGAGCGTCCAATCACAAAAAGCTTGAGACTCGTGTGCTGATTATATAAACTCACTAGCGATAACGTTATTAAAAGTGGCCACCTCATGCTCTTGAGGGATTCTCAAGCGGACCAGTGGGAGAAGATCTTTTTTGTTCTGCGGCCGTAAGCATTGCAAGCGTTTGGATGAGGGATACAGGAGAAAAAGCTAATAGACCCACAGACCATATCTCCATGTACACGAAAGTgcgagggaaagggaggtGCAGGTGATCAACTTGACGGGATCTTACGTGGCAACCAGCCCAGAGGTGGAGATGCTCCTCAAGGTGAGTCACCGCTGGGCGCAAGTTGAGATTGCTTTTTGCTGACAAGGAAGACAGCGACGATGGGCATTTACAGTTTTCACACCTACAAATTCTTATATTCTACAAGCAGCTTCTGAAAACGAGCGGAAAGACTGGATATCTGTAATCAGTACAAGTGCGGAATGAAGGGGCGTGTGTTTTATGGGACTAGATACAAGAGAAGGGGGAAGCAAGGATCTCGTGCAATCGTCTGTTGACCTGCAATCTGGCATGTTCCCTGTTTGCATTTTCAACTGTTGTGTCTTTTATAGAATTATCTACTTTTCTGCGTGTATACGACTTGCAATGATGATATGATTGCCAAGACTCGCATGAGCTGCAATATAAGGGGGAGTACGTACAGCAGTATGGACTACAGAGGCAGACGGCGTTCATTTGTTGGACAGGAACTATACGAATAGTGGCGCGCACGGGCAGGTGATGTGTCTGTGAGGCACGTCGTCGAGGCTAGACGAGATAATCGTAAGTCTATCCTTGACAACCCTGGTCTTCCTAAATAACTTGTGCATGAAATTCGTTCCTTGTCGCTGTAAGAGCTTGAAGTTTTGTGTGAGACTGGGGTGGTACAGTGGGAGAATGGGCAAAGGAGGGCGTAAAGTGCGAAGCGCagtggagaagggaaggagaagaagaatggagggGTGAAGCGATCGATCGGACGGGTTGCGTCGATTATATGAAAGCTAAATGCAGGTGTCCTCATGATACGATACGCGTTGCGGGAGAGTGCGAGGGTTTAGAGAGAGGCACACCACGTTCGGGCGGTGGGATTTGTGGGAAAAATTTGGAGCTGTGTATGCATGCGGCGGCGGATGACCGTACCGTGCCGAGTGGTGGCCTCCCCCATGGTGTGgggcaaaggagaaagcCGATgcagggaaggagaaaacGAGTCCTGGATCATAGTTCACTACCCGCCCGGCGCTGGATATGACGGATGCATGGCCGGCTGTTTATCTgtccatcttttctttgcCTCATCCGCGCAGACGAGCAGCAGTGCTTGGGACACCCCGCCAGACAAGAAGCGAAAGAGAACGAGAATATAGCTGGCGGCCAGGCAAAATAACAAGTGCGGAAAAAAGCCCCCCAGGGTGGTTCGCCAACTGAGTGGTTGTCGGGTTTATAGCAAGCCCCGCGAAGAGTACGAGAAAGAACGCGCAGAGGGCAGAAAGACGACGGACAAGCGCTCAATGAGCACCAGCAGCCACCTCGCCCACGCCACCCAcctcccccgccccgcAGACTCCCTCCCCCGCAGCCCATACCCGCACGACGCCCAGCACTCGCCGCTCCCTCCCCCGTCCTTCCTCCACGCCTTTCCGCTGCCGCCCCGGgcgtccatctcctccgtCGCTGCGCCCCCGGCGAGCGCCCCGCTGCACTCTGCGCCGCCCTACTCGTCCGCACAGACCCTCCGTGCCTCGCTGCCGCTCCCCCACCCGTACTACCCGCTCCCCCTGCCACACACCCCGTCCGGCCACCGCGTGCTCCGCTCCCCCAACCCGCCGTGTCTCTGGCCGCTGCCCCACCCGCTGCCCGCCATCGACTCCCTCCGGCGCCCGTCCCGCCATCCCCCGCACCCCGCCTCCCACTCCGGCTCGCCCAGCTTGGACCACCCGCGAGCCTACTACGATCCCACCGTCTCCGTCCCGCTCGCCTACCGCGAGTCGTATCCGTCCCACCCGTCCACCCACCCAAGTTCCCCCtatcttccccctcccaccCCGTCCGCGTACGGCTACCGCGCCCCGTCCCCGTTCCGGATCCCGCCTCCGTTGACGTTCAGGTACTCTCGCTCACCGCCGCCTCTTGACACCATGCCGCCACGCAAAAAGGCCGAGCCGTCGACCGCAGACACAGCGGCTGCATCCAATGCATCAGCGACTACCGGCGCACCGGCCTCTGCCAGCAcgagagcaagaagaggtgcCAACGGCAAGGGATGGACGACCGAGCACACGTACGAGCCCAACGGCCAGCGCAAGGAGGTCATCGTCATTGACGATTCTGCCAGCCCAATGGTGCAGCCTGTGAGAAAGAGGACACGGGCGCAGGTCGCGGCTGAGCAAGCAGCCCAGCAACAGCAGTTACATCAGGCCTATGCGAGCACGAACGCGGGCTACTCAGATACGGTGAGCATATCAAATGGGCACGGCAGCGTGGCCAGCACCGCCGGTACAGCAGCGGGAGGAAccacgaagaagagaaagttggaggaggaccagggaaagaaggcaaaaGCCAAGGTTGCGAGTGTGAGTCTATAAATGCCCCATTGTATGTAAGCTGACAGAGCCTCCTAGACGGCGACGTCGGCATCAATACAGACGACCGGCACCTGGCAATCGACCCAACAGGCTGCCCCAGCAAAGGCCACCCAGTACCAGAAAGCCCCCGCCCAGCCGGCTCAGCAGCAGGGTCCACCACCGTGGGATGACCCTGAAGGCCATTACATTGTCAAGCCTGACGATGTTATCGGCGGTAGATGTGAGCAATCAATCTGCGGTCACCTAGAGCTTCACTAATCGCTACAACAGACAAAATTGTCAGGTTACTGGGTCAAGGAACGTTTGGTAAGGTGGTTGAAGCAAGACATATTGAGACACGGCGTAAAGTCGCGATCAAGGTTATCCGGGCCGTGCAAAAGTACCGTGAGGCGAGCAAAATTGAGATCAGAGTGCTTGAAACGCTTAGAAAGCATGATCCACGGAATGACAAGTAAGTTCACAACTAGTCTTGTTTCGTTGGAACATGTACTAAAGCGATTTAGCAAATGTATACATCTCGACGAATACTTTGACTTCCGGAACCATCCGTGTCTCGTCTCAGAGTTGTACGGAATGAGCGTATTTGACTTTTTAAAGCAGAACGGTTTCCAACCATTTCCGGATAAGCACATTCAAGACTTTGCAAAGAGTTTATTAAGAAGCGTGTCCTGCAAGTAACCGTTCATCTCCAACTTGGGTTACGCAGCTGATTAAAGAATATAGACTTGCATTCTCTCAAGCTCGTGCACACCGATCTCAAGCCCGAGAATATTCTTTTATGTTCAAATGAGGCGAGATTAGCAGGCCCTAGAGTCCGAAATGCTCGTTCAAAGTCCATCCTCAAGGTGTGTTTTATCCCGCCAGGGGATGTACGACGATTGCTGATTGCTCGAATACAGAACACTGAAATCCGTCTTATCGATTTTGGTTCTGCCACTTTTGAATCCGAATATCATTCCTCTGTCGTCTCTACTAGACACTATCGTGCCCCTGAAATCATACTTGGTCTTTCATGGTCTTATCCTTGTGACATGTTCAGTATAGGCTGTATCCTGGTAGAGTTCTACACTGGAAACGCGCTTTTTCAGACGCACGACAATTTGGAACATTTGGCGATGATGGAGGTTGTGATGGGTAAGTTTAGCCAGAGGATGattgagaagggaaagtGAGTGGAACAAAATCTTTAGCATGACGCGATAAACGAGTGTGACTGACGAAAGAAGCAGGAGTAAAAAGCCAG
This genomic interval carries:
- a CDS encoding protein serine/threonine kinase, putative, encoding MPPRKKAEPSTADTAAASNASATTGAPASASTRARRGANGKGWTTEHTYEPNGQRKEVIVIDDSASPMVQPVRKRTRAQVAAEQAAQQQQLHQAYASTNAGYSDTVSISNGHGSVASTAGTAAGGTTKKRKLEEDQGKKAKAKVASTATSASIQTTGTWQSTQQAAPAKATQYQKAPAQPAQQQGPPPWDDPEGHYIVKPDDVIGGRYKIVRLLGQGTFGKVVEARHIETRRKVAIKVIRAVQKYREASKIEIRVLETLRKHDPRNDNKCIHLDEYFDFRNHPCLVSELYGMSVFDFLKQNGFQPFPDKHIQDFAKSLLRSVSYLHSLKLVHTDLKPENILLCSNEARLAGPRVRNARSKSILKNTEIRLIDFGSATFESEYHSSVVSTRHYRAPEIILGLSWSYPCDMFSIGCILVEFYTGNALFQTHDNLEHLAMMEVVMGKFSQRMIEKGKSKKPEYFKGNKIDFPNSTVSKASRKYVKSMQSLKQVIDPANRHQQLFLDLCTRLLEHDPDVRIKVQDALRHPYLTEPIPEPA